The following nucleotide sequence is from bacterium.
AAGGCGGACTTGAAGGCCCTGAAAGCTGACGTAATAATGTCCCCATTCTAGCGGTTCCCATCCATCGAGAAGAGTTTATGAAAAACATCGCCGTCACCACTTCCGAGCATCCTTTCCAAAAAGACATCACCTTGCTCTCGGTCAAGGGCTTCATCGACACCACCACCGCCCCTGAGTTCGAGCGGACCTTCCAATCGGTCCTGGCGGAAAAAAAGTTCCGGCTGGTCATCGACCTGAAGGGCGTGGATTACATCTCCAGCGCCGGGTGGGGGATCTTCGTGGGCGAGATCAAGCGCATCCGCGGTCAGCAGGGGAACCTCTTCCTGACGGGGATGTGCGCCGAGGTGGCGGAAGCCTACGAGCTCCTTCAGTTCAACACCATCATCAAGTCCTTCCCCGATGTGGACGAAGCGGTGCAGAAGGGTTTTGGGGCGAAGGTCCCGGCGTCCAAAGCCGTTTCCAGGGTCTCGGAGCCCAGGACGCCCAGCGTGGAGGCCGTTCCGGCCGTCCCTTCCGGGCCCGTCTCCGTCATGGCCCCGCCCCGCCGCAGCGGTCTTTCCAAGTTGTTCCGCCCCTGGACCTGGTTCGACCGGTCCTGATTTCCCTTTGATCTTCAGGTTTTTTTACAGGCGGCCCGCCCCGGGCCCGGCCTGAGGACGTTATAGCGATAAACTGGTTGCCATGATCCACAAAGCAACTTAATTTTAGGTGGTCCGAGGGCGGCTCCGCCCCGGCGACCAATCCGACCAAAGGCTTCCATGGGCATCCTCACACCACTCACTTCCCTCCTTCGAAAGGGCTCCGACTTCGAGGCCGAGCTGAAACGTTACCGGATCGCCCTCCAGCGCAATCCGAACGATCTCGACCTGAAGACGGACCTGATCAAGTTCATCCTCTTGAACCGTTTCACCGATCCCCAGAACGTGGGCGAATACATCCAGGAAGCCTTGAGGACCTTCGAGACCGTCGCGGGTTCGGATCTCTTCGATTTCCAGTGCCATTACCTGGTGGGGAAGTACTACCAGGAGGTGAAGGACGGGAAGAACGCCTACCGGGTCTACTTGGGGGCCCTAAAACGATTCAACAAGATGTCCGAAAAGGATGTGAACCTCCGGGCGGAGCACACCGAGCTGGCCTATTCGGTGGCCCTGAACCTCATGACCCTCCAGCACGACCCGGTCGATCCGGAGGTCGAGAAATGTTTCAAGGTCATCCGGCGCTCCTTCCCCCTGCATTTGAAGCGGATCGAATACGAACATGAGATGGGGAAACCCGCCCCGGACCGCTCCAAGCTCAAGAAGCTGGTCGAGGAGATCAAGAGCCTGAGGGGCGAGGAGGAGAAGTCCCCCCCAGGCGCGCCGGAAGCCGTCGCTCCCGCCTTGTCCGCCCCTCCCGCGGAGAAGCCCGTCGAAAGGAAAGCGGAGGAAACCAAGCCGGCCCTATCCACCGCCGAGGAAGTGCTCGAACGGGAAAAGCGGATCGCGGCCGCCCGGGCCGCCTTGCCGGTCATCGGCAAGCCCGTGGACAAGGTCCCGGAAAAGAAGGAAGACCCGGCTCCCGCCGCTTCGGCCCCGGCGCAAAAGGTCCCTGAGAAGAAGCCC
It contains:
- a CDS encoding STAS domain-containing protein; translated protein: MKNIAVTTSEHPFQKDITLLSVKGFIDTTTAPEFERTFQSVLAEKKFRLVIDLKGVDYISSAGWGIFVGEIKRIRGQQGNLFLTGMCAEVAEAYELLQFNTIIKSFPDVDEAVQKGFGAKVPASKAVSRVSEPRTPSVEAVPAVPSGPVSVMAPPRRSGLSKLFRPWTWFDRS